The following are encoded together in the Solidesulfovibrio sp. genome:
- a CDS encoding flavin reductase family protein, translating to MGKGYTPFYQYPTEKTGFFEGELADGKRVKDIKDVPHEAYGGWWPSFFPSAVGLLATGDGSRDNVMSVACTVVVNAYPFMLGFPMFTQGESTRGDGPRYSLTLLEASREFTLNVPVISPEMTKKVIICGSLSGRDGVDKFAKAGLTRVASKHVRPPVLKECPLNFECAVEHMQFLGSHTWVIGKVLAVHLDEDMASGEQRLLWRSMAERVDPANPAGGTPGK from the coding sequence ATGGGCAAGGGCTATACGCCGTTTTATCAGTATCCGACAGAAAAAACGGGATTTTTTGAAGGGGAGCTCGCCGACGGCAAGCGCGTCAAGGACATCAAGGACGTGCCCCACGAGGCCTATGGCGGCTGGTGGCCGAGCTTTTTTCCCAGCGCCGTGGGCCTGCTCGCCACCGGCGACGGCAGCCGCGACAACGTCATGTCCGTGGCCTGCACCGTGGTGGTCAACGCCTACCCCTTCATGCTCGGCTTTCCCATGTTCACCCAGGGCGAATCCACCCGGGGCGACGGGCCGCGCTACTCGTTGACGCTGCTTGAGGCCAGCCGGGAATTCACCCTCAACGTGCCGGTCATTTCCCCGGAGATGACCAAGAAGGTCATCATCTGCGGATCGCTGTCCGGCCGCGACGGGGTGGACAAGTTCGCCAAGGCCGGCCTGACCCGGGTGGCTTCCAAGCACGTGCGCCCGCCCGTGCTCAAGGAATGCCCGCTCAATTTCGAGTGCGCCGTGGAGCACATGCAGTTTCTGGGCAGCCATACCTGGGTCATCGGCAAGGTGCTGGCCGTGCACCTCGACGAGGACATGGCCTCGGGCGAACAACGCCTGCTGTGGCGCAGCATGGCCGAACGCGTCGACCCGGCCAACCCCGCCGGCGGCACCCCCGGCAAGTAG
- a CDS encoding Gfo/Idh/MocA family oxidoreductase has protein sequence MIGIGVIGYGYWGPNLVRNFMAQPDCRVVMVSDLRPGRLAAVRRASPSVAVTEDYRELLRNPDIHGVAIATPVGSHAAIAREALAAGKHILVEKPLTDNSDDAKRLVDEAARRNLTLMVDHTFVYMGAVRKIHDLVSSGELGDLYYYDSTRVNLGLFQCDVNVFWDLAVHDLSIMDYILPEKPVRVAATGIRNVPGRPENLGYLTVFYDSPLIAHINVNWLSPVKLRQTLISGTRKMVVFDDLHPSEKIKIYDSGITMECGSDDAYAISIGYRTGDMLAPCYDRTEALARETGHFLECLRGQATPFTSGEMGLRIVRILEAANRSLEQGGSPVPLGDSL, from the coding sequence ATGATAGGAATCGGAGTCATCGGTTACGGCTATTGGGGGCCGAACCTGGTCCGCAATTTCATGGCCCAGCCGGATTGCCGGGTGGTCATGGTCAGCGACCTGCGCCCCGGCCGGTTGGCCGCCGTGCGTCGGGCCTCCCCGTCCGTGGCGGTCACGGAAGACTACCGGGAGCTGCTGCGCAACCCGGACATCCACGGCGTGGCCATCGCCACGCCGGTTGGCAGCCACGCCGCCATCGCCAGGGAGGCCCTGGCCGCCGGCAAGCACATCCTCGTGGAAAAACCGCTGACCGACAACAGCGACGACGCCAAGCGCCTGGTGGACGAGGCCGCCCGGCGAAACCTCACGCTCATGGTGGACCACACCTTCGTCTACATGGGCGCGGTGCGCAAGATCCACGACCTGGTCAGTTCCGGCGAGCTCGGCGACCTCTACTATTACGACTCCACCCGGGTGAACCTGGGGCTGTTCCAGTGCGACGTCAACGTCTTCTGGGACCTGGCCGTGCACGACCTGTCCATCATGGACTACATCCTGCCGGAAAAGCCGGTGCGCGTGGCGGCGACCGGCATCCGCAACGTCCCCGGCCGGCCGGAAAACCTCGGCTACCTCACGGTCTTTTACGATTCGCCGCTGATCGCCCACATCAACGTCAACTGGCTTTCCCCGGTCAAGCTGCGCCAGACGCTCATCAGCGGCACCCGCAAGATGGTGGTCTTCGACGACCTCCATCCCAGCGAAAAAATCAAGATCTACGACAGCGGCATCACCATGGAATGCGGCAGCGACGACGCCTACGCCATCAGCATCGGCTACCGCACCGGCGACATGCTCGCCCCGTGCTACGACCGCACCGAGGCCCTGGCCCGGGAAACCGGGCACTTCCTGGAGTGCCTGCGCGGCCAGGCCACGCCCTTTACCTCCGGCGAAATGGGCCTTCGCATCGTGCGCATCCTCGAAGCCGCCAACCGCTCCCTGGAGCAGGGCGGGAGCCCGGTCCCGCTGGGAGATTCGTTATGA
- a CDS encoding glycosyltransferase family 2 protein, whose amino-acid sequence MVTADRLADDPAGRPSRPRLVIITPVFNEEDGLPAYAEEVRRVLLDGSGCDARVLFVDDGSRDGSWAVIKRLHAEDPRFQGVRLSRNFGAHIALCAGFDLAEADVYCTLAADLQDPPEVVLRFLDAWSKGASIVWGKRASREDASWRVFASDLFFRLLQRYAMPRGSKFTTGSFLLADRAVVENLRRFREHNRITFALVAWTGFDQEVVAYERRRRLAGKSGWTVRRMIRAMYDAFIGFSSVPIRLMTHLGLGVAVCNLGFLVYLVAQWLTGTPMPGWTSFMFVMTFFFGIQFLLMGILGEYLSRIYQEAMRRPLYFVSGAVGMDGVPTPAPVRDTYGGPQ is encoded by the coding sequence ATGGTAACCGCCGACCGCCTTGCTGACGACCCGGCCGGCCGGCCCTCCCGGCCGCGCCTGGTCATCATCACCCCGGTTTTCAACGAGGAGGACGGGCTGCCCGCCTATGCCGAGGAGGTGCGGCGGGTGCTTCTGGACGGCTCGGGCTGCGACGCCCGGGTGCTGTTCGTGGACGACGGCAGCCGCGACGGCAGCTGGGCCGTGATCAAGCGCCTTCACGCCGAGGACCCCCGGTTCCAGGGCGTGCGCCTTTCCCGCAATTTCGGCGCCCACATCGCCCTGTGCGCCGGCTTCGACCTGGCCGAGGCCGACGTCTACTGCACCCTGGCCGCCGACCTCCAGGATCCGCCCGAAGTCGTGCTCCGCTTCCTCGATGCCTGGTCCAAGGGCGCCAGCATCGTCTGGGGCAAGCGGGCCAGCCGGGAGGACGCCTCCTGGCGGGTCTTCGCCAGCGACCTCTTTTTCCGCCTGCTCCAGCGCTACGCCATGCCCCGGGGCTCGAAATTCACCACCGGCAGCTTCCTTCTGGCCGACCGGGCCGTGGTGGAGAACCTGCGGCGCTTTCGCGAGCACAACCGCATCACCTTCGCTTTGGTCGCCTGGACCGGCTTCGACCAGGAGGTGGTGGCCTACGAGCGCCGCCGCCGCCTGGCCGGCAAGTCCGGCTGGACCGTGCGCCGCATGATCCGGGCCATGTACGACGCCTTCATCGGCTTTTCCTCGGTGCCCATCCGGCTCATGACCCATCTGGGCCTGGGGGTGGCCGTGTGCAACCTCGGCTTTCTGGTCTACCTGGTGGCCCAGTGGCTCACGGGCACGCCCATGCCCGGCTGGACCAGCTTCATGTTCGTCATGACCTTTTTCTTCGGCATCCAGTTCCTGCTCATGGGCATCCTCGGCGAATACCTGTCGCGCATCTACCAGGAGGCCATGCGCCGGCCCCTGTATTTCGTCAGCGGCGCGGTGGGCATGGACGGGGTGCCGACGCCGGCCCCGGTCCGCGACACGTACGGAGGGCCGCAATAA
- a CDS encoding sulfotransferase has translation MTDIPQFIIGGAPRSGTTWFCHALDRHPAIVMAKPFIPEPKFFHRDELYAKGLDHYRATWFPDPDPACVYGEKGSYYLENPACARRIRDCLPGVKLLFTLRDPVERAYSNYVWSRMNGHEDEDFQTALELEETREANLDASLRFVHPNAYFSRGLYARLLAPYYALFAAERILCLRFEDLRSDPEAVLTRVHAFLGVAPRPEDAQDLGRVNPSRDTGVPPLTEETRQWLRERYAGPNRELAALLGPEFRPW, from the coding sequence ATGACCGACATCCCCCAGTTCATCATCGGCGGCGCGCCCAGAAGCGGCACCACCTGGTTCTGCCACGCCCTGGACCGTCATCCGGCCATTGTCATGGCCAAGCCGTTCATTCCCGAGCCCAAGTTCTTCCACCGCGACGAACTCTACGCCAAGGGCCTCGACCACTACCGGGCGACCTGGTTCCCGGACCCGGACCCGGCCTGCGTCTACGGCGAAAAGGGCTCGTACTACCTGGAAAACCCGGCCTGCGCCCGGCGCATCCGCGACTGCCTGCCCGGGGTCAAGCTTCTGTTCACCCTGCGCGACCCGGTGGAGCGGGCCTATTCCAACTACGTCTGGTCGCGCATGAACGGCCACGAGGACGAGGATTTCCAGACCGCCCTGGAGCTGGAGGAGACCCGCGAGGCCAACCTCGACGCGAGCCTGCGCTTCGTGCACCCCAATGCCTATTTTTCCCGGGGGCTCTACGCCAGGCTGCTGGCCCCGTACTACGCCCTGTTTGCGGCCGAGCGCATCCTGTGCCTGCGCTTCGAGGATCTGCGTAGCGATCCCGAGGCCGTGCTGACCCGGGTGCACGCTTTTCTCGGCGTCGCGCCGCGCCCCGAGGACGCCCAGGACCTGGGCCGGGTCAACCCCAGCCGCGACACGGGCGTGCCGCCCCTGACCGAGGAAACCCGGCAGTGGCTGCGCGAACGTTACGCCGGGCCCAACCGCGAACTGGCCGCGCTGCTCGGCCCGGAGTTTCGGCCATGGTAA
- a CDS encoding DegT/DnrJ/EryC1/StrS family aminotransferase, which yields MIPFLNLRAQWEAIKDEALPAAERVLASAQYVLGPEVAAFENEFAALCGVAHGIGVNTGTSSLHLALLAAGVGPGDEVITVPHTFVATVAAILYAGARPVFVDVEPGRLTMDPALVAQAVTPRTKALLPVHLYGQTADMDPLLALAQAHGLTVIEDACQAHGAAYKGRPAGSLGAMACFSFYPGKNLGACGEGGMVVTDDAALAEKLRMLRDWGAKKRYHHEVLGYNYRMDGIQGAMLRIKLKRLPAWNDTRRAHAALYGRCLAEAGVTIPWQAPDCRHAFHLYVVRHPKRDALQARLQEAGVQTGLHYPVPVHLQPGYAGLGYGPGDFPASEAAAREVLSLPMCPFLTPDQVREVAGQVARITRELDA from the coding sequence ATGATTCCGTTTCTGAATCTGCGCGCCCAGTGGGAGGCCATCAAGGACGAGGCCCTGCCCGCGGCCGAACGCGTCCTTGCAAGCGCCCAGTACGTCCTGGGTCCGGAAGTGGCCGCCTTCGAGAACGAATTCGCCGCCCTGTGCGGCGTGGCCCACGGCATCGGCGTCAACACCGGCACGAGCTCCCTGCACCTGGCCCTTCTGGCCGCCGGCGTCGGCCCGGGCGACGAGGTCATCACCGTGCCCCACACCTTCGTGGCCACGGTGGCGGCCATCCTCTACGCCGGCGCGCGGCCCGTGTTCGTGGACGTCGAGCCCGGGCGCCTGACCATGGACCCGGCCCTGGTCGCCCAAGCCGTCACCCCCCGCACCAAGGCCCTCCTGCCGGTCCACCTCTACGGCCAGACCGCCGACATGGACCCGCTGCTGGCCTTGGCCCAGGCGCACGGGCTCACGGTCATCGAGGATGCCTGCCAGGCCCACGGCGCCGCCTACAAGGGCCGGCCGGCCGGGTCGCTCGGGGCCATGGCCTGCTTCAGCTTCTATCCCGGCAAGAACCTCGGCGCCTGCGGCGAGGGCGGCATGGTGGTCACGGACGACGCGGCCCTGGCCGAAAAGCTGCGCATGCTGCGCGACTGGGGCGCCAAGAAGCGCTACCACCACGAAGTGCTCGGCTACAATTACCGCATGGACGGCATCCAGGGCGCCATGCTGCGCATCAAACTCAAGCGCCTGCCGGCCTGGAACGACACCCGCCGGGCCCATGCCGCCCTCTACGGCCGGTGCCTGGCCGAGGCCGGGGTGACCATCCCCTGGCAGGCCCCGGACTGCCGCCACGCCTTCCACCTCTATGTGGTGCGCCACCCCAAGCGCGACGCCCTCCAGGCGCGCCTCCAGGAAGCCGGGGTGCAGACCGGCCTGCACTATCCCGTGCCGGTCCACCTCCAACCGGGCTATGCCGGCCTGGGCTACGGCCCGGGGGATTTCCCCGCGTCCGAGGCCGCCGCCCGCGAGGTCCTGTCCCTGCCCATGTGCCCGTTTTTGACGCCGGACCAGGTCCGCGAAGTGGCCGGCCAGGTGGCCCGCATCACCCGGGAGCTTGACGCATGA
- a CDS encoding acyltransferase has product MPISANVRIGEGSIVFHPELVNLYGCTIGEMTKIGTFVEIQAGASVGSRCKISSHTFLCEGVVIEDDVFVGHGVLFTNDRYPRASKNGQLLTAEDWVMEPTVVRRGASIGSGAVILCGLTIGEGAMIGAGAVVTGDVPDHALVAGVPARLLRRLDSPA; this is encoded by the coding sequence ATGCCCATAAGCGCCAACGTGCGTATCGGTGAAGGCAGCATTGTCTTTCACCCGGAACTGGTGAACCTCTACGGCTGCACCATCGGCGAGATGACCAAGATCGGCACCTTTGTCGAGATACAGGCCGGGGCCTCGGTCGGCAGCCGCTGCAAGATTTCCTCCCATACCTTCCTCTGCGAGGGCGTGGTCATCGAGGACGATGTCTTCGTCGGCCACGGGGTCCTTTTCACCAACGACCGCTACCCCCGCGCGAGCAAAAACGGGCAACTGCTCACGGCCGAGGACTGGGTCATGGAACCCACCGTGGTGCGCCGGGGCGCCAGCATCGGCAGCGGGGCCGTGATCCTGTGCGGCCTGACCATCGGCGAGGGCGCCATGATCGGCGCCGGGGCCGTGGTCACCGGGGACGTGCCCGACCATGCCCTGGTGGCCGGCGTGCCGGCCAGGCTCCTTCGCCGCCTGGATTCCCCCGCCTGA
- a CDS encoding GDP-mannose 4,6-dehydratase: MSQGFCLVTGGAGFIGSHLVDALVAAGREVLVVDDFSSGKRQHLAHHAANPRVRVVAADIRDEAALAGLFEGAAEVFHLACRNVRLSLRRPTEVHEVNATGTLNVLKAAAGAGVRRLLYCSSSEVNGTADIVPMPELYHYKPETIYGASKLTGEYYAEVFQRAGWLETVIARPHNNYGPREHYAGVLGELIPRAILLALAGQPPVIYGDGSQTRDFTYVTETAAILIGLMDCPQAAGQTVNVCHGEEVSIRRVVEAIVADIGGGLAPAHLPGRPSDVLRLFGDPSKLRGLLGTSPRIGIEEGLARTIAWFREHVAPTEAVLASMRPQNWNDVPAEAWLAARDARGGR, translated from the coding sequence ATGAGCCAAGGATTTTGCCTGGTCACCGGCGGCGCCGGATTTATCGGCAGCCACCTGGTCGACGCCCTGGTCGCCGCTGGCCGCGAGGTGCTGGTGGTGGACGATTTCTCCAGCGGCAAGCGCCAGCACCTGGCCCACCATGCGGCCAACCCCCGGGTGCGGGTGGTCGCGGCCGACATCCGCGACGAAGCCGCCCTGGCCGGGTTGTTCGAAGGCGCAGCCGAGGTCTTCCACCTGGCCTGCCGCAACGTGCGCCTGAGCCTGCGCCGGCCCACCGAAGTCCACGAGGTCAACGCCACGGGCACGCTCAACGTGCTCAAGGCGGCGGCCGGGGCGGGCGTGCGCCGGCTGCTGTACTGTTCGAGCTCCGAGGTCAACGGCACGGCCGACATCGTGCCCATGCCCGAGCTCTACCACTACAAGCCCGAAACCATCTACGGCGCCTCCAAGCTCACCGGCGAATACTACGCCGAGGTTTTCCAGCGGGCCGGCTGGCTGGAGACGGTCATCGCCCGGCCCCACAACAACTACGGCCCGCGGGAGCACTACGCCGGGGTCCTCGGCGAACTCATCCCCCGGGCCATCCTCCTGGCCCTGGCCGGCCAGCCCCCGGTCATCTACGGCGACGGCAGCCAGACCCGCGATTTCACCTACGTCACCGAGACGGCCGCCATCCTCATCGGGCTCATGGACTGCCCGCAGGCGGCCGGGCAGACCGTCAACGTCTGCCACGGCGAGGAAGTGAGCATCCGCCGGGTGGTCGAGGCCATTGTAGCCGACATCGGCGGCGGCCTCGCCCCCGCGCACCTGCCGGGCCGGCCAAGCGACGTGCTGCGGCTTTTCGGCGACCCGTCCAAGCTGCGTGGCTTGCTTGGCACCTCGCCCCGCATCGGCATCGAAGAGGGGCTTGCGCGCACCATCGCCTGGTTTCGCGAGCACGTGGCCCCAACCGAAGCGGTGCTGGCCTCCATGCGGCCGCAAAACTGGAACGACGTGCCGGCGGAGGCGTGGCTTGCCGCCCGGGACGCGAGGGGAGGGCGGTGA
- a CDS encoding DegT/DnrJ/EryC1/StrS family aminotransferase, whose amino-acid sequence MADIPVALPDLGEAEARAAAEAVASGWVTQGPRVAAFERAFAAVVGSPFACAVSSCTAALHLALVAVGVGPGDVVVTVSHSFIATANAVRYCGAEPVFLDIDPASGNLDPRELGRFLDASCALRDGRPWYGEAGRLAAWPQSPLHGLAGPVGRVGAILVVHQVGMPADMAAILGLARPLGIPVVEDAACAAGSALFCADGTTLEPVGRPHGDVACFSFHPRKVITTGDGGMLTTANPDYDRRFRLLRQHGMSVSDAERHKSASVVFERYLETGYNYRLTDIQAAVGLVQLGRLAGIVQRRRALAERYLERLAGLSGVVPPREPAWGRTNWQSFVVALAEPDRRTTVMQSLKDQGISTRRAVMCAHLEPPYQDAWPVGCLPRSEWASASGIVLPLYASMAEADVDRVVEGLRQALAG is encoded by the coding sequence ATGGCCGACATTCCCGTGGCCCTGCCGGACCTGGGCGAGGCCGAGGCCCGGGCCGCGGCCGAGGCCGTGGCTTCCGGCTGGGTGACCCAGGGCCCGCGCGTGGCCGCTTTCGAGCGCGCATTCGCCGCCGTGGTCGGCAGCCCCTTTGCCTGCGCCGTGTCCAGCTGTACGGCCGCCCTGCATCTGGCCCTTGTGGCCGTGGGCGTGGGCCCGGGCGACGTGGTCGTCACGGTCAGCCATTCCTTCATCGCCACGGCCAATGCCGTGCGTTATTGCGGGGCCGAACCGGTTTTCCTGGACATCGATCCGGCCAGCGGCAACCTCGATCCCCGGGAGCTCGGCCGCTTTCTCGACGCCTCCTGCGCCCTGCGCGACGGCCGGCCCTGGTACGGCGAGGCCGGGCGCCTGGCCGCCTGGCCCCAAAGCCCGCTGCACGGCCTGGCCGGGCCGGTGGGCCGGGTCGGGGCCATCCTGGTCGTGCACCAGGTGGGCATGCCGGCGGACATGGCCGCCATCCTGGGTTTGGCCCGGCCCCTGGGCATCCCGGTGGTGGAGGACGCGGCCTGCGCCGCCGGCAGCGCGCTTTTTTGCGCCGACGGCACGACCCTGGAACCCGTCGGCCGACCCCACGGCGACGTGGCCTGCTTCAGCTTCCATCCCCGCAAGGTCATCACCACCGGCGACGGCGGCATGCTGACCACGGCCAACCCCGACTACGACCGCCGCTTCCGGCTGCTGCGCCAGCACGGCATGAGCGTGTCCGACGCCGAGCGCCACAAAAGCGCCTCGGTCGTGTTCGAGCGTTACCTGGAGACCGGCTACAACTACCGCCTGACCGACATCCAGGCCGCCGTGGGCCTGGTCCAGCTCGGCCGTCTGGCCGGCATCGTGCAGCGGCGCCGCGCCCTGGCCGAGCGCTACCTGGAGCGGCTGGCCGGCCTGTCCGGTGTCGTGCCGCCCCGGGAGCCGGCCTGGGGCCGCACCAACTGGCAGAGTTTCGTCGTCGCCCTGGCCGAGCCCGACCGGCGCACGACGGTCATGCAGTCGCTCAAGGACCAGGGCATAAGCACCCGCCGGGCCGTGATGTGCGCCCATCTGGAACCGCCCTACCAGGACGCCTGGCCCGTGGGCTGCCTGCCCCGCAGCGAGTGGGCCAGCGCCTCGGGCATCGTGCTGCCCTTGTACGCCTCCATGGCCGAGGCGGACGTGGACCGGGTGGTGGAAGGCCTGCGCCAGGCCCTGGCCGGCTAG